TGCCATTCATTTAATATTgagagtggccactagagggggcagTTTGGCTACAGAAGAATCAGCTCACCTGTCAGCTCTGAAGGTCATGTGACTGTGTGATGTGTCACCCTTATTTTgctcttaattcatttaaatcttaattagttttagatataatattcaaagttctttatttcaggtgttttattcttgtgtttttactttattcttatttcttttccaCTGCACTGTATTCTGTTCTCCCCCCTTCACTGCTGACCTttcccatgtgtgtaatatggcgggtgtccactagagggcgccactgcacttcagtcccacccctcagtcctcctgttaaagtctccattcgtctgactctctgattgtttctcattctctcctttcatgtttcactgctcaggatttcactaaatgctttctgcttttatcttttagATTTCCTTTTAGTATAAATTGCTGTGTAAAATTTAGAGTGGCCACAAGAGGCAGTAGTTTGGCGACTGACCAATCAGTGACCCCTTCTGTCCATTCGTTGTCTTCCTTATCCGTTTTCAATTTTAGGTTTGTGGACATGGTGGGCCAACCCTGGAcgaggtgccagtccactgcaaagcCACACATGTGCACCCATGTCAAGTGTGTGCCAACTGACCAAGAATTAATTTTGTGAAGATGCTGGAGCTTTCAGGGTACCAAGAGTGACAAATCTGGTGACAAGTAGGAGGTgcagtttaaagtttaatgtgacaTTAACGAAAACACCAAACTGTCAGTATGGCTGACATCTGACTGACCGGTGAGTCCTTGTcttcagacattcacagtgaattcattctgaAGTGAAGGACCCTTTGAGTGACCAATGGGGGGTCACAAAATGTCTGGTGAGTGGACAACACTCCAGTCCCATCTGTCACTCTCTGCTCCTACATATAGTCActattcaagagctctccatactgagtctgtatagcgcctttcagttgtgctgatccagcaggaccacatgcctgtcctacttaacaggtgacattcagtgacacttggGGGCCTCAGTAGTTgttggggtgtcagcctgaaggacatgtggctgtgaatcaacagtgacccATGCTGTTCAGACTGGTATTTGTATGTCTGAGGTGTCTCCGCCCCTCATTATGACACAAACATCTGATTGGCTACTcaaacccaataataatggagacccaGACAGCTGCACTCGGCtgcattctcatccacaaattaAATCACAGAGGTGCTGCCCCCAAACCTACccatttgtaaaattaattttgaccccAAACTACAAATACAAAGAAGACCTTagcttgtggggacatcaagtgactgGTGGATGGTTCTGGTCAGTGGTCAGTGGCTGATTGTTATACTGGAGTAATCATTAAGATAAAACCCTGGATacaggggctcagtgaaggaggtgttgaacctgtgcaggagggtcattgtgtgtgagacgctataaaatgacaaagAGCCAGCAGGCCaatccagatacacacctattctggggctgtagggggcgctgattgCTGTCCACTTGTTATTGTGAAACACAAAGTACTGAGAATGAGACCACCGCAAACACCAGGACTTGTTATTGCATCCAAGGCTGCAGTCATCTCCCTctcctttcctgctcagtcctttatatgcaaCTCCAATCTCCATGAAGTATCCTCTGCACgtcacctcccagtaacagcgagttccagtcagagcctctctgcacagaacctGAGTCCAGtggtcaaatctgtcaggatgatcaggatattcagACCATGTCTCCTCATAtctcaccttcttgttcccttcagacagacggagctctctgtgtgccgtgttgatATCCAGTGTGatgggacagaagtctgaaaggagagaaaagaaaacgagtgaggaaatctgggattgtgtaacgggactgggggcggagcacaacacagGCAAtaaacaagaaccaatcaggagctgagCTGACCagacactaatagtaaagagctcatctgattggacagaatctgtggagatttaaaataaaactctggAATCACAATAAATCTgaatcccttttattctccagtacTTCATGTGCAGGACtctgacttggtagatttggagctccttataacagaacacaacatcacAGACAAATAACAGAAAGAGCTGAAGTTAAAAAGACAAACTTCAAACCAAGTGGTAGAATAAtccaattataaaggagatgtgctgATAGTGATGTGCCAGTGAGAGTGTGAGTGTAGTGTGTATTCCTGTGTCACACACACATGTCCtcacactgtatacacacacacacacatgtcctcacactgtacacacacacacaccttcacacAGTCTCTGACAGAACACATGAATACACACAGAAGACGACTAAGTCACTGCTGGGAGAGGCTGTCGCTCTGGCAAAGAAACTCTGGAGGTGTCTGTTAGTTTGAGTTTGAATTGACTGAAGCGTTTGGGAGTTTTTGTGAAGAAGTGATGAGCTGCTGAGATGAGTCTGTGGTGGTCCTTATGACACGGTTAGTGATACGAGATGTCTACAGGTCTGCACAGATGAAGAgcacagcagacctcaccacacgctgtcatttatttatgaagtgtaACGTTGGTGAGCCAAACCAGACaccaatggagaatgtgattacactttcaatttGTGAAACTGAGCAAGGATTGGCTGTgagatatttaatttctttatctgGCATATGAAGTCCAATCACTTCTGTGCCTTCTTAGTGATGTGCTGGTGTTCATGTCCCAGCTGAGAGTGTTTGTGATTGTTGTGCTCTGAACTTTGAAGGAGTCCACCATATTGACTGCTGAATCCTTCATTTCCAGTGTTAGAGGTTGTGACTTCTGTTTGTGAAAGTCAATGGCCATTTCCACTGACTCGGTGGTCTTGAGCATCAGGGTGTTGAAGCTCACCAGGACACAAAATTAGCCCCAAACTTTTCTAGAAGGTTTTTCATTGCCGTTAGTAATTAGACcaataatggtggtgtcatcagtgaacttaatGATTTAACTGAAGGATCAGTGGACCTGTAGTCATTGGGGTACAAGGAGTAAAGTAGGGGGGCCGTCcacagccttgaggggcaccTGTGCTGATACTGAGACAGTCTGAGAGGTGGGAGTCCACACAAACATACTAATGTAGCAGCAGACTCCAGCGCCTTTGACTTGTTGTGATGATCAGCATCTCTAACTGCTCTGTAAAGCAGAAACCCCAGCAGTTCTAATGTGGAGTCAGGAACTGATGCAGTAAGCCAGGTGTCCACACAGCAATACGCTGACCAGAGAGAATAGTCCTTACTGGGGCCGAGAAGAAGATGAAGTTCATCTGTTTTGGGCCTCAGTGGTCTGATGTTGATAAAACTAGTGTgaatgctggcccggacacagacagacggacaacatattttgcacccactcACTGTTTATTTATACTATATACAAAGTTAATGTTACGTGCACTCacaatccccagtgcctcttgcacgatttccccaaagtccagggcccacagtctttgtgccttcctggccgcctcccgtcctctctctccagttcagtcctgctacctcccgacatccaccaatgactggagggaggtggccacttttatgggaacccggatgggctccagctgcttcccggcacttaacgttggccacaccGCTGTGTGGCGTAAGtgtcggctgcgcacccggaagccgtccgtgtctccccggtcgtcttccccccggcacttcctggtgtggtggaagtgccgggctcccgggataaataggcactggggcgtcgcctggcggtggccacgggtccctacagggctgggcttccaagccctctacccacggcccccaacaaaaccaggacggatgccccctcgcggtctggaggaggcacaagccctcctcacgtcctcctgggcgtcccggccgggctccagccccgccagggaccacagtgccccaccgctagcgaggacacgtgggtccttCCTATCGGAGGTctcggcattcacccctcggttcctccttctacTTTTGGACGGCTTGACGGTCAGGGTCTGAGCATTGAATAGCTCAAATCCAGcaccgtctgcgtccctgcagagcgacatgagactgccgcgggcttggagcgcagggcgctaggacccagggcactcatcagcccttgtcctgccagcGCCTGCATGCTCGCTCTCCTCGCGCGATCGGCCGTCTGCACTGCCACAACCGCTGTGGGGGGATCGCTTACTTGAAGTCGGTCCTCCTTAAATAAGTCGCGACTATGTTCGGCGGATCCCCCTttatgctgtacggggacggtATAACTCACCTTCCCCGCGATGTCCCGattgccaaaggctccagcgtcgcgctGATTCTCTGTCCCACGCGGAATCTCTCCcaacgcgaccgccttccccttcagctgctCCAAACGGAGCATGAGATCATCTAGCACCTGCTGCAATGACGACTCGGCGGGCCGAAGGGATTCTTCCGACACGCGGCGAGCTGCTGGTGGAAAGAGATAGACAGACGTCGGggagcttacctgtccatcagctccacgcgacgcctgcctcctctgggccactccctctggcccaattggGTCTCTCttaggcacgagactggcgttccttggtcccgcctccatccaatccttggcgggcacacaagacacaccagccaatcccgtgcctgtcagcggacATCCGCCCacggccattttggctctttcCTCCCCAGTGCGGCAGCATGCTGGCTCTTCAGGTTGCAGCGTCTCCCTCTCAGCAGCTCTCCCAGCTGCTACGCCGTTAACAGGCGCGCGTTCGACAGGCCCCTGCCACCGACAAGGATCCGGGCGGCCCCTGCCTGTCAAAGAAAAAACAGACGCGGGCCTTTCCCCTGCAAGCAGGAaacttacctcccgggtcctgTCTGTCTGGGGAAACGTCCCCGGCATGGCCTCGATAGGCGGCCTGCCGCCCCGGCGCTTCTGCGCGGCGTGCTcgtgggagcccgctgcactccagcCATGCCCATTGtccttcctccgcacctgggAAGCTCGGCCATAATGCGGTCCGGCGGTCCGGGTGAACGCCGCTCCGCGGGTTGTGCGCGCGCTACcgctgccagtgtgtggggtccgctgctgcgccgggccattCACAGACTTTTGTTGAAACAAAAGCAAGTCCACGTCTTGTACCAGACGgcccatcctgccgactacgccactgttaacgctggcccggacacagacagacggacaacatattttgcacccacacactgtttatttacactatatacaaagttaatgttacgtgcactcacaatccccagtgcctcttgcaccgatttccccaaagtccagggcccacagtctttgcgccttcctggccgcctcccgtcctctctctccagttcagtcctgctacctcccaacatccaccaatgactggagggagacggccccttttatgggaacccggatgggctccagctgcttcccggcacttaacgttggccacacAGGCCTGGTGTGGCtaaagtgccgggctcccgggataaataggcactggggcgtcgcctggcggtggccacgggtccctatagggctgggcttcaaagccccctacccgaggcctcctgcataaccaggacggacgccccttctcggtctggaggaggcacatgccctcctctggtcctccaaggtgtcccggccgggctccagcctcgGCCGAAGACCACACGGTatgaaccggcatcggcgccgcctggcggtggccacgggtccctacagggctgggcttccaagccctctacccgcggcccccaacaaaaccaggacggacgccccctcgcggtctggaggaggcacaagcccttctcacttcctcctgggcgtcccggccgggctccagccccggccagggaccacactaGTAATGGAAGGGGCACTCGACAAGCGCGTCTCCTGAACCCCACGAGAGACCCTGAGCGCTTCCCCCTTCTCCTCTTCAGGTGGGAGTCACCTGACTGGGAGTCCGAGTCTGCAGTCGGAGGTTCATAAGTGCTAAATCCGTATTAAAGTGTCCTTAATAAGTGGAGGAGAAATGAAGTCCAATGCCAATAGACAGGAGCTGATCTCGTGTGTTTGTAATCCTCATATTGTTACAAAAGGCaaagttaacaaagaaaaacaacaaatcagCAGCGAGCAAACAACTGTGGCTGCCCTGATCAGCGCCATCATTATGAGCACAAGGTCACCATCGAGGTCCAAGTTCAAATGGACTGTCCACATGGACtactggctttattaaatgacacttttattgtcacagtccacctctttaattgtaaatcaatccactgtcacacttcatcACAAACTGAGAGCTCAATGATTTACAGGCCAGCAAACAAGACGGCCATTGAGTGCTGAGAGATGTAAAGTTCATGAAGAAAGTCATCCTGGAGTGATCTGAAGCTACTCAGTCATTAAAGTAGGCAATTCATTCAgtagaaattaactttaaaatctaaagatttgggattagaataataagaaatgtgaacaaaagaaactgaactgtTAAATCTCGATTCAAGACAACATGATAGCCGAGGGGTTGGAGCTGCGGCCTCACAGATTGAGCTTCATGACTTTGAATTTGGCTCCCAGTGGTCGTCTTTGTCAGGTCAGCGTATTCTCTTcgtgtcacttctggttttcttcacacaatCCACAGATGTGCATGTTGGGTGAATTGGCGACTCTGAATTGACCTTGTGTGGTTGTGAGCACCTGACTTAACACAACGcagcctgaactggattaaaccgGTTTGACAATCTTGTGTTAAAAATCACTTCAATGTGAACGCACCACGGCCATGATGGTCCTCTGATCTGAATGAATCCTATTTATATCATTATATGTCACCTGTCACGTCTGTCTCTCTACTGTTTGTGTCACCGAGATGCCCCCAGTAGTTTATTTACCTTTCCACTTTTTAAACAAGAATCCTAATTTTCTGTCAAATAAGTGTAAACTGACCACAGCGATTGTCATCCGCCATTCTTTATTCCACAGAGCAGACTCTTTACTTTTAATTTCAGACATACACAATAATATAAATGACAATGGCGTGAACACAATTATTGGGACCCTCACCTAATGTTTTCTAACTGACTGTTTTCAGGTAAGACCTGCCATCAAGCACTTCCTGTGTCTCTGGATGAGACTTCTATTCCTCTCACTGCCCACTCTTCTTGAGCTTTGAAGGACTTCTTCTCCTAACTGTAATTTCCTGCTCTGCCCATGGATGTTGACTTGGATTCATTTTAGGGTGCATGACTGAAGACCCCTGTGATTCTCATAGAGGACTGATTTTTATTCAGTGATGTCTTTTAACATCTAATGGCTTCCACAAAATTTTCAATGCCatcttattttagtttatttcctACAATGTGTTAAgtcatgaataaataacaaagtttctgCCCTATGGATTAAAGAATGGAGGCTGGCAAGTACTTTTGTCAGCTTTAACTTATTTCAGATAAATTATCCATATATTGTACATGTATATGTTAATGGTGGTGaacattgtgttttttatatgAAACACACTGAGCTGCTTTCATTGAATGGCTTGTGATGTAAAAATGGATTATTATTGTCAATATTATAAGGGAATGATTGAAGTAGAAAAGCATCATAAAGGAGACACTGGAATACAAAAAGAGGAAACAGCAGgaagtgcaaagaaaaaaataagagaacagaaaaaggacaaaaaacacTGGAGGTCAGACTACTATTAGTGATGGAcatggtgtagttggcaggatttcctTATTATTTCCCATGAGTTCACTTGACACTTAAGAGACTCGAGTCTAACAGAATGCTTTGGTGCTTCCCTGTCCTGAAtctcaatatcccataatgcaccagtcacaggacccccgTCACATTCAGCTTATCAGTCCCACCACACTCACATAATGCTTTTATATCATAAGCCAGGCCTGAGATATTAAAAGTGAAATGATGATAAATTCAGTGAATTGACAgactcacattgtaaaaactcTTGTCTtctctgaggttcaggaggctgtaGGGTGAAGATTGGAGCTTCACGGcctgaaaatacaaagaaaagagatGAATAGAGAATAATTAGGGCTGCCAgtagaataatatttttaattgcattCAAATGAACTTCTATGATAAAATTATTTGTGATTAATTGCACATTACAGTGCATATTTCACAgaataattacagagtaactaggtgttattacctGGTACTTACCATGTAATGCTGTGCATACATCCTTAGAAAAATTGTGgaataataattacaatttatttattaattctagATTTACACTGTATTATACAAtaagtacaaggtaataacaccCAGTTATTCTGTAATTATTCAGGTAAATTCAATCGTATGTACAGCGTAATTATGGACACCTAACCTAAAGTGATTCTGGTGTATTTTTATATCCTTTGAACTACATTATCAGATcagctataaatataataatgtcaGTATCATGATACACAGGAAATAATTCTCAGAGAATTTCACAAActccatttattgtcaaaattatgATAAACAACAGACAGTATTTTGGACATGTCTGTAACATTCCTCAAGGCCACTGTCATCATTATTTAACCTTGTGAAGCAGTTGCTAAGGCACACaagtttgttcacattttcagaCTCCAGAGTAGATCACGTTttgtacagaatatgaaaaagaaaaaaaggcagctgCACAATGCAACATCGGACAGAAGCCTCAAAGactgattttgaaattaaataacaaacCACCTGAGTCACAATATCCTAATTCTATTGTCAGGTTGTAATCAAATAGTTTTGCTtggttgtatttattaatattttgtttctattttattaagTAAGTAATAGTACTTGGCACAGCATAGAGTTGCTTCTGTGATTACCCGTTCTGTTTATTTTGAATGCTGACAGTTGCAGGAGCTCTAGAATGAATGTCTAGTTAAAGAAGGCCCTTTGTTATCGAGTCAACTGTTGTTACATTTCAGCTTTAGGAGCCAAggagttctcagtttttttaatgtatgactTGAAGAAGTGATCACTTACATAAAATAACCCTAAAGCAGCAATTAGAAATTCAGGAATTAAAATTCTCAGGATCTGATCCCATTGCAAATAATTCACATACAAAGAGCTCCCCTTTCTGTGTTCATAGTTAGCTTAATAACGAGATGCTTTATCATCACTTCAATAATTACATAAACAACAACACAACAATCCAAAAGCAGATGTCTGGAAGCTCATAACTCACCTGCACAGTTCCAGTAGTTTCTCCAGCCAGGTTAGTTTATTGAACTCTGCAGATGTTAACATGGCCAGCTTTTCAttgccgtgtgtgtgtgtactacTTTGATTTTACACAGAGAGATGTCTGAAAagttagtttaaaatgaaaatttccaCTCAGAAGAATCAAAGATGTCTTTTCCATTGTTAcattaatgcagtggttctcaatctgtggggcaggACCCCcaaggggggcatgaagtaacaaaaagggggcgcgaagatgtgaaaaaagaaaacaatcgaaaatatgaaaaaaacatctgttgaaaccaaaacaaattaacttaaactaccttctgatactagaacaataaatatagagtaagataaatgtcgataaaaaataagtaggtataataaaatatgcatctacatttaaaaaaatgttgggggggggggcgattaaaactgttatgaaaacttgggtcacaaatacttaaaggttgagaaacactgatatacagtacagcataTAAGGTAAAGTTCAGTTCAGGACATTGCAGCAGACTgcatgagatgagatgagagcaGGAGAGCAGATCAGTGCAGTTCAGATGATAAAGGAGTGACCAGAGAAGGAACAAGATGGTACATTGTGGAATCCCACGATAACTTTGTGTTATATTAACAGATCAAGACTTTTAAATTAAGGTCAAGCATTAACACATTAATCCTGACAGCTCTATTTAagatgttattttataatgttaaatttttaaacactaaatacaaatataatgcagttaaaataaaacaacaaaacatgcaGATCAAGACTGCACACAGAGCCCATGGTGTGTTGATGATGCAGTGACTCTGAGTCTGAGTTTTATTTACCAACACCTTGATCAGCAGGACAGATGTGAGGGTCTCGATTGTGGACTTGACCTCTGCTTTAGATACCAACATCTCAGAGCTCCATGATAAGAAACTGACTGAGTTCAGCCTGCCCAGTCTAATCCACCATTGGATCTCAGACTTTCTTCCAGGTAGTAAACAGTGCCGTTGCAGTTGGGCGCACACACGTCTGACCTGTTAACCCTCGTCGCCTcactttctgttttcctctcctGTGTTGTCAGTTGGCCACAGCTCAGCAGTTCTGTTCATGACAGACATTGTCAGacagattttatatatttttttttttatttatttttttttttattttctccagccgtccggagtttttttgttttttctgtcccccctggccattgaaccttactcttattcgatgttaatgttgatttattttgttttataattgtgtctttcatttttctattctttaatatgtaaagcactttgagctactgtttgtatgaaaatgtgctatagaaataaatgttgttgttgttgttgttgttgttaggttccatttatgttcatcagtgcagaactgctttagcatacagatttgtttaaacacacagtatcATGATATGTAGACATTATATAGTTTAGAATTTATAAAGTCTGTTAATGTGTTTAACCTGTGAACTTGTTATGTGCACTCAGTGGAGTGTTCAGGTGGTCCTGAAGTGGTCAGGGTTCTAATGCACTCCTCTAATTTGCTTATCTTTATCACTAAAACATATGAAGAAATACTCTCGCTGTGTGAAACTCTCTTTAATGTCAGTGGTTGTAATGAGTCTGAGTATACGACACCACACTTAGAAAACACATGAGCCTGTGGAAGCATGGCGGAAAATGGAATAACGTGAACTTTTAATGAGGAGCCCATCTGACAGAATGTAAAGGACAGAGAAAACAGCAGAAGCTCATTTAGTTCATTTTAAAGCAATGAACAGTCTGGTGTCCAGCATCTGTGCCAGGGTATTATGTCATGCAGTGTCCATTAGAGTGTAGCAATGTTCAAggaacagaagaaacaaaaaagtataaagaaagagGAATGCAAGGACTAACATGATAGGTGCACAGAGGTTCATAAATCTACATCATGATCAAAACAGATAAACACACCATTGTACCATTAACCATTTTAAAAAACGGGTGTTTCAATGTGCTAATAAGAAATCTAATATTCACCTTAAACTCTGTTTAATATGAGAGTGTGATATCACTCAGCTAGTCAATGTAAGAGACATTATAAAAATCTCTTAAAAGTAAAGGCTTTCTTCAGACATCTCAGTGTCCCTGttattgtcactctggtcctcttaatggaattta
This genomic window from Polypterus senegalus isolate Bchr_013 chromosome 4, ASM1683550v1, whole genome shotgun sequence contains:
- the LOC120528402 gene encoding tripartite motif-containing protein 16-like, which gives rise to MKFSVKQKMEEYDKSFTVLIHCIKKAHKTLTEKISEQEKIEMEKAEGVTEQLEKEIEELKRREAELKELSETNDHLHFLQTFSSCCVLPADGDSLSFTVKADFSSEDLLKELSCLKKRLEKISQWDILTWTPPGREAPIFTLQPPEPQRRQEFLQYFCPITLDINTAHRELRLSEGNKKVRYEETWSEYPDHPDRFDHWTQVLCREALTGTRCYWEVTCRGYFMEIGVAYKGLSRKGEGDDCSLGCNNKSWCLRWSHSQYFVFHNNKWTAISAPYSPRIGVYLDWPAGSLSFYSVSHTMTLLHRFNTSFTEPLYPGFYLNDYSSITISH